In uncultured Cohaesibacter sp., a genomic segment contains:
- a CDS encoding TIM barrel protein, with amino-acid sequence MPRFSANLGFLWSDLPIAQAIMKAKEAGFDAVECHWPYQQDASQIRLALGKTGLPMLGINTSKGNRPGDFGLAAQSERTEEARAAIQQAFSYARAIKARAIHVMAGCTEQQPLAQSQYLENLSYACDLADREEMTVLIEPINGLDSEGYFLQRVAQAADIIDKLDHPRLKIMLDCYHAHRMQDDPVDLMKAYLPFIGHVQIASFPNRQEPDENEDFRDMLMQMTTLGYEGYFGAEYHPRSTEEAGLGWLKACAE; translated from the coding sequence ATGCCCCGTTTTTCTGCAAATCTCGGTTTTCTCTGGTCTGACCTTCCCATTGCACAGGCCATCATGAAGGCCAAAGAGGCGGGCTTTGACGCCGTCGAATGCCATTGGCCCTATCAACAGGATGCCAGCCAGATACGGCTTGCCCTTGGCAAGACAGGGTTGCCGATGCTCGGCATCAACACCTCCAAGGGCAACAGGCCCGGAGATTTCGGGCTTGCGGCCCAGAGCGAGCGTACCGAGGAAGCCAGAGCCGCCATTCAACAGGCCTTCTCCTATGCAAGGGCCATCAAGGCGCGCGCCATTCATGTCATGGCAGGCTGCACCGAACAGCAGCCCCTTGCGCAAAGTCAGTATCTGGAAAATCTAAGCTATGCCTGTGATCTCGCCGACAGGGAAGAGATGACGGTATTGATCGAGCCGATCAACGGACTTGATTCCGAGGGCTATTTTTTACAAAGGGTGGCTCAGGCAGCCGATATCATCGACAAGCTCGACCATCCCCGCCTCAAGATCATGCTCGATTGCTATCACGCACACCGCATGCAGGATGATCCCGTTGATCTGATGAAGGCCTATCTTCCCTTCATCGGGCATGTTCAGATTGCGTCATTCCCAAATCGGCAGGAGCCTGACGAGAATGAGGATTTTCGCGACATGCTGATGCAAATGACAACCCTTGGCTATGAGGGATATTTCGGTGCGGAATATCATCCCAGATCAACAGAAGAGGCAGGTCTTGGCTGGTTGAAAGCATGCGCTGAATAA
- a CDS encoding ammonium transporter produces the protein MQDQLTGANVFFVLLGAILVFAMHSGFAFLEVGTVRHKNQVNALVKILVDFAISTVSYFLIGYMIAYGTSFLVSASVLSGKEGGLFEPQGLTLVKFFFLTTFAAAIPAIISGGIAERMKFHPQSLATVAVVGVVYPFFEGLVWNGNLGLQGWMEASFGAPFHDFAGSIVVHAVGGWIALAAVMLLGARLGRYSAAGAPVGIPPSSIPWLALGSWLLCVGWFGFNVMSSQSLEGISGLVAMNSLMAMVGGILSALFVGRNDPGFSHNGALAGLVAVCAGSDIMHPIGAFVVGAVAGGLFVFAFSFCQNRLKIDDVLGVWPLHGLCGLWGGIAAGIFGSASLGGLGGVSFVAQLVGSLSGALYAFVAGLIVYGVLKATIGIRLSAEDEKRGADLSIHKITANPEADMPRS, from the coding sequence ATGCAAGATCAACTCACCGGTGCGAATGTCTTTTTCGTGCTGCTCGGTGCAATCCTCGTATTTGCCATGCATTCGGGATTTGCCTTTCTGGAAGTCGGCACCGTTCGCCATAAGAATCAGGTCAACGCCTTGGTCAAGATCCTTGTTGATTTTGCCATCTCGACCGTCAGCTATTTCCTCATCGGATATATGATTGCCTATGGAACGAGCTTTCTGGTTTCTGCCAGTGTCCTGTCGGGAAAGGAAGGGGGGCTTTTTGAACCTCAGGGACTGACACTCGTCAAATTCTTCTTCCTAACCACTTTTGCCGCAGCCATTCCGGCGATTATTTCCGGCGGTATTGCAGAACGTATGAAGTTCCACCCGCAGTCTCTTGCCACGGTTGCTGTGGTCGGTGTCGTCTATCCCTTCTTTGAAGGTCTGGTCTGGAATGGAAATCTGGGTTTGCAAGGCTGGATGGAAGCCTCTTTCGGGGCACCGTTTCATGATTTTGCCGGCTCGATTGTCGTCCATGCGGTTGGTGGCTGGATCGCGCTTGCTGCCGTAATGCTTCTGGGTGCCCGACTGGGGCGCTATTCGGCCGCAGGTGCGCCTGTGGGCATTCCTCCTTCTTCGATCCCCTGGCTGGCCCTTGGCTCGTGGCTTCTGTGTGTCGGCTGGTTCGGATTCAATGTCATGAGCTCCCAGTCTCTGGAAGGCATTTCGGGTCTCGTGGCGATGAACAGCCTGATGGCCATGGTGGGAGGGATCCTCTCTGCCCTGTTTGTCGGGCGGAATGACCCCGGTTTTTCCCATAACGGCGCGCTCGCCGGGCTGGTTGCCGTATGCGCTGGCTCTGACATCATGCATCCGATCGGAGCATTCGTGGTCGGGGCTGTGGCAGGCGGTCTCTTTGTCTTTGCCTTCAGCTTCTGCCAGAACCGGCTCAAGATTGATGATGTGCTCGGGGTCTGGCCGCTGCATGGGCTGTGTGGCCTTTGGGGCGGCATTGCTGCCGGTATCTTCGGTTCGGCCAGTCTGGGTGGCCTTGGAGGGGTCAGTTTCGTAGCCCAGCTCGTGGGTTCGCTGTCCGGTGCCCTTTATGCTTTTGTGGCCGGGTTGATTGTCTATGGTGTGCTGAAGGCTACCATCGGCATTCGGTTGTCTGCCGAGGACGAAAAACGCGGTGCCGATCTGTCAATTCACAAGATTACGGCCAATCCGGAAGCCGATATGCCGCGCTCCTGA
- a CDS encoding tripartite tricarboxylate transporter substrate binding protein, whose protein sequence is MKTKFKTLLMGTMLIASATAAGAADYPSRPIQVIVPYSAGGGTDLSARIMADVFQKLYPDSTLVIRNQPGGGGSIGTSAAINAKADGYTLGTGSQGPLALLPHYGGTDYQVDDIAYIGLMGRNLQLVVGCANAPFSTGEQFLTYAKEHPGKVQVGNSGAGGANHIAVAAMSEAAGIEVEHVPFGGASQAVTACLGGHIHAMTLTPSEGLPHMQSGSITGLFIMEDERIKLLPDIPTLKELGVDFTWSSWKGIIAPKDVPEDVLGFLREAFQKVFNDPGFLDRMGEMGEFVEYRDAKGYETLVRRDSKTAGEVIEKLGMTNMNK, encoded by the coding sequence ATGAAGACAAAATTCAAGACACTGCTGATGGGAACGATGCTGATTGCCTCGGCGACTGCAGCTGGCGCAGCTGATTACCCATCTCGCCCGATTCAGGTCATCGTACCCTATTCCGCTGGTGGCGGCACCGATCTTTCAGCCCGCATCATGGCCGACGTCTTCCAGAAGCTATATCCGGATTCAACGCTGGTCATTCGCAACCAGCCCGGCGGTGGCGGCTCGATCGGCACTTCGGCTGCGATCAACGCAAAAGCAGACGGCTATACCCTTGGCACCGGCAGTCAGGGCCCACTGGCCCTGTTGCCCCATTATGGCGGTACCGACTATCAGGTGGATGACATCGCCTATATCGGCCTGATGGGTCGCAATCTTCAGCTGGTGGTCGGATGTGCCAATGCGCCCTTCTCGACCGGTGAACAATTCCTGACCTATGCCAAGGAGCATCCCGGCAAGGTTCAGGTCGGCAACTCCGGGGCTGGTGGCGCCAACCATATTGCCGTTGCAGCCATGAGTGAAGCGGCAGGCATCGAGGTGGAACATGTTCCATTCGGCGGTGCCTCGCAAGCGGTAACGGCCTGTCTGGGGGGCCATATTCACGCCATGACGCTAACCCCCTCCGAGGGGCTGCCCCATATGCAGAGCGGTTCGATCACCGGTCTGTTCATCATGGAAGACGAGCGGATCAAGCTGTTGCCAGATATTCCCACTCTCAAGGAGCTTGGAGTGGATTTCACCTGGTCTTCATGGAAAGGCATCATTGCCCCCAAGGATGTACCCGAGGATGTGCTCGGCTTCCTGCGCGAGGCCTTCCAGAAGGTCTTCAATGATCCCGGCTTCCTCGATCGCATGGGAGAAATGGGTGAATTCGTCGAATATCGCGATGCAAAGGGCTATGAGACTCTGGTACGGCGCGACAGCAAAACGGCGGGCGAGGTCATCGAAAAACTCGGCATGACCAATATGAACAAATAG
- a CDS encoding tripartite tricarboxylate transporter permease produces MDNFNYLFAVFRPDVLLVIASGTLGGLIIGALPGLTATMGVALLIPLTFGMDPMVGLNMLIGIYIGGIYGGSISSILLRTPGTPASAATLLDGYPLAQKGQAGKALGMATISSFVGGILAAFVLASLAPQLAAVALKFGAPEYFALALFGLTIIASLSGSILKGAVAGALGVLISTVGADPISGVSRYTFGFPGFAGGLAFTPALIGLFALSEVFAQMEKIFRAEDAPIQVSRDFPNLADLRQSLSAMLRGGLIGTIVGIIPGTGSGTASWIAYSEVRRSSREPEKFGTGHLPGIAATESANNAVCASALIPLLALGVPGDVVTAVLMGGLMIQGLAPGPVLFESRPDLIIGIFGGTFVATIFMLLFGLLGIPLFSRLLLVPKRILTMSIVAFCFIGSFAINLNVVDLYTMVGFGVLGWGMQKYGFSQAALCIALILGPMAEANLRRGLLQTGDDIVAFISGPITLLFLALTALSVILPLIRAKRLDTSTIAPAQSPN; encoded by the coding sequence GTGGACAACTTCAATTACCTTTTTGCCGTATTCAGGCCAGACGTCCTGCTTGTGATTGCGTCTGGCACATTGGGAGGGCTGATCATCGGTGCCCTTCCCGGCCTGACAGCCACCATGGGAGTGGCGTTGCTCATTCCCCTGACTTTCGGCATGGACCCGATGGTTGGTCTCAACATGCTGATAGGGATTTATATCGGAGGCATCTATGGAGGCAGCATTTCCTCCATTCTGCTGCGCACTCCCGGCACGCCGGCTTCGGCGGCAACCCTGCTCGATGGCTATCCTCTGGCTCAGAAGGGTCAGGCGGGCAAGGCGCTCGGCATGGCAACCATTTCCAGCTTTGTGGGTGGCATTCTGGCGGCTTTTGTTCTGGCTTCTCTGGCCCCGCAACTGGCCGCTGTGGCTCTGAAATTCGGCGCACCGGAATATTTTGCCCTTGCCCTTTTCGGCCTGACCATCATTGCCTCCCTGTCCGGCAGCATTCTCAAGGGTGCCGTCGCCGGTGCGCTTGGCGTGCTGATTTCAACCGTTGGTGCCGACCCCATTTCCGGCGTTTCCCGCTATACCTTCGGGTTTCCCGGCTTCGCAGGAGGGCTTGCCTTCACCCCCGCCCTGATCGGCCTCTTTGCACTCTCGGAAGTGTTCGCCCAGATGGAAAAGATCTTCAGGGCCGAGGACGCCCCCATTCAGGTGTCACGCGACTTTCCCAATCTGGCAGATCTCCGGCAAAGCCTCTCTGCCATGCTGCGCGGCGGGCTGATCGGCACGATCGTTGGCATCATTCCGGGCACTGGCTCCGGCACAGCCTCCTGGATTGCCTATAGCGAGGTTCGTCGCAGCTCCAGAGAGCCGGAAAAATTCGGCACCGGCCATCTCCCGGGCATCGCCGCTACCGAGAGCGCCAACAATGCCGTCTGCGCCTCGGCACTCATTCCCCTGCTGGCATTGGGCGTGCCCGGTGATGTTGTCACGGCCGTTCTGATGGGTGGCTTGATGATTCAGGGGCTGGCACCCGGCCCTGTGCTGTTTGAAAGTCGCCCGGACCTGATCATCGGCATTTTTGGCGGCACATTCGTTGCAACCATATTCATGCTGCTGTTTGGCCTGCTCGGCATTCCCCTGTTCAGCCGGTTGCTTCTGGTCCCGAAGCGCATTCTGACCATGAGCATTGTGGCATTCTGCTTCATAGGTTCCTTTGCAATCAATCTCAATGTCGTGGATCTCTATACGATGGTCGGCTTCGGAGTACTCGGCTGGGGCATGCAGAAATATGGCTTCAGTCAGGCTGCGCTGTGTATCGCGCTGATATTGGGTCCAATGGCAGAGGCCAATCTGCGCAGAGGCCTGTTGCAGACCGGAGATGACATCGTGGCCTTCATTTCAGGCCCCATAACCCTGCTCTTCCTTGCGCTGACCGCATTGTCTGTCATCTTGCCGCTGATCCGGGCAAAGCGTCTTGACACAAGCACCATCGCCCCGGCCCAAAGCCCGAATTGA
- a CDS encoding tripartite tricarboxylate transporter TctB family protein, with the protein MSSKRSDIFIATGLLIFCLILALFTLRIPSVSAGTSAGPSFVPWLMLGCIAVFSLLMIASNLIAAKRQSPPVAIEEAPEETDTEKEADARLAKGTALRIVVFILLLLAYATLFMSLGYLITTLSIFIAGMFLLGERKLLSLVILPGIIVAAIYYGFTEYLNVWLP; encoded by the coding sequence ATGTCAAGCAAGAGAAGCGATATATTTATCGCGACCGGACTACTCATATTCTGTTTGATCCTGGCGCTGTTCACGCTCAGAATCCCTTCAGTCTCTGCAGGGACTTCTGCCGGTCCGTCCTTCGTGCCATGGCTGATGCTTGGCTGCATTGCAGTCTTTTCCCTGCTCATGATCGCCAGCAACCTGATTGCGGCGAAGAGGCAATCGCCCCCTGTTGCCATAGAAGAGGCCCCCGAGGAGACAGACACCGAGAAAGAGGCCGATGCGCGGCTGGCAAAAGGCACAGCCCTTCGCATCGTGGTCTTCATCCTTCTGCTGCTGGCCTATGCGACCCTTTTCATGTCGCTGGGATACCTGATCACCACGCTATCGATTTTCATTGCCGGAATGTTCTTGCTGGGAGAGCGCAAGCTTTTATCGCTCGTGATTCTTCCCGGCATCATCGTTGCGGCGATCTACTACGGCTTCACCGAATATCTGAATGTCTGGCTGCCGTAG